The Natronocella acetinitrilica genome has a segment encoding these proteins:
- a CDS encoding agmatine deiminase family protein, with protein sequence MQAVHGRRLPAEWEMQRVALLTWPHAGGDWGDNLAEVEQTFLRMAEAILGHQPLVIACSDQPARQRLQSQLAPHGAPDIHVVPSNDIWVRDHGPITVVGRDGRPRLLDFKFNGWGGKYPAEKDDRLTRHLHATGAFGDLPLESVPWILEGGSLETDGRGTLLTTSSCLLTDTRNPGTDKGWWEDRFAEWFGIDRVLWLDHGHLEGDDTDGHVDMLARFVNPETIVYTACDDPDDPHYDSLARMADQLRAFRSRSGKPYHLIPLPWPSAHHDETGERLPLSYANFLVINGAVLLPCYAQPQDQAAENLLAPLFPGRELHRIPALPLIRQHGSVHCATQQIVR encoded by the coding sequence ATGCAAGCAGTGCACGGGCGGCGCCTGCCCGCCGAATGGGAGATGCAACGCGTCGCACTGCTGACCTGGCCCCATGCCGGTGGTGACTGGGGAGACAACCTGGCAGAAGTGGAACAGACATTCCTGCGTATGGCCGAGGCCATACTCGGGCACCAGCCTCTTGTAATTGCATGTAGCGACCAGCCCGCCCGCCAACGTCTCCAGAGCCAACTCGCGCCTCACGGCGCACCGGACATTCACGTTGTTCCCAGCAACGATATCTGGGTTCGTGACCATGGTCCGATTACCGTGGTCGGTCGCGATGGCCGCCCCCGTCTGCTTGATTTCAAGTTCAATGGCTGGGGTGGCAAATATCCGGCCGAGAAAGACGACAGGCTCACCCGCCACCTCCATGCGACCGGTGCCTTCGGCGATCTGCCCCTTGAGTCCGTGCCGTGGATTCTCGAGGGCGGCAGCCTGGAAACCGACGGCCGCGGAACGCTTCTCACCACAAGCAGCTGCCTACTCACGGATACACGCAACCCGGGAACCGACAAGGGCTGGTGGGAAGATCGCTTCGCCGAGTGGTTTGGGATTGATCGTGTGCTCTGGCTGGATCACGGCCACCTGGAAGGCGATGATACCGACGGACACGTGGACATGCTGGCGCGGTTCGTCAATCCGGAGACGATTGTCTACACCGCCTGCGACGACCCGGACGACCCCCACTACGACAGTCTCGCCCGCATGGCCGATCAGCTGCGGGCATTTCGCAGCCGATCCGGCAAACCGTACCACCTGATTCCGCTGCCATGGCCCAGCGCCCACCATGACGAGACTGGTGAACGCCTGCCATTGAGTTATGCCAACTTTCTCGTGATCAACGGCGCAGTTCTGCTGCCCTGCTACGCTCAACCACAGGATCAGGCAGCCGAAAACCTGCTCGCGCCTTTATTCCCGGGCCGTGAACTGCACCGCATACCCGCACTACCGCTGATCCGCCAGCACGGCAGCGTACACTGCGCAACCCAACAGATCGTTCGCTGA
- the mfd gene encoding transcription-repair coupling factor has protein sequence MSEIQSPLNPVLPKHTGRTIRWSGLWGSTPALALLQAVAGKGDGIVLALAATPHDAQQLETELRFYAGDNDAGILAFPDWETLPYDVFSPHQDIVSQRLRTLHRLPDTRHGILVVPVNTLLQCLPPPSFVEQNVFELSVGDRLQLDALRRRLEQAGYRCVPEVMEHGEFAVRGALLDLYPMGSDLPFRVDLFDDEVETIRTFDPETQLSRDRVESISLLPGREFPVDEAGIGLFRAGFRASFEGDPTRSLIYRDVSEGNMPNGVESYLPLFFEETATLFDYLPSGATIYMADGVVAAAGSAWAEVQDRYEQRRHDKTRPLLPPERLYMPAEELSRRLEDSAVVVLHQETAAEQAKGPAPGVVRHATRPLPSLALNAKENEPERPALADFLAQQAPSARVLFVAETAGHREAMLDSLRRHDIKPQQHGNWPDFVASSNRLGIVVSTLERGAWLTDGEGIVIVTEANLFGNRAQQRRRRRRQDRDPALLFRDLNDLRINSPVVHEDHGVGRYLGLQRLDVGDFPTEFLTLEYAGGDKLYVPVASLHLISRYTGGDESSAPLHRLGSGQWEKARRRAAEKVRDVAAELLDVYARRAARQGTSMVADADQYQRFAEAFPFEETPDQQDAIDQVVADLASPQPMDRVVCGDVGFGKTEVAMRAAFVAVESGFQVVVLVPTTLLAQQHYQNFQDRFADWPVKIGLLSRFVDSKSQRATQSGLADGTLDIAIGTHKLLQSDFKARNLGLVIIDEEHRFGVRQKERMKELRAEVDLLTLTATPIPRTLNMAMAGMRDLSIIATPPARRLAVKTFVNEWNEALVEEACLREFKRGGQVYFLHNDVQTIEKKANDLQALLPQARIGVAHGQLPERELERVMLDFYHQRHNLLVCSTIIESGIDVPSANTIIINRADRFGLAQLHQMRGRVGRSHHRAYAYLIAPHRKAMTADAAKRLEAISAHEDLGVGFNLASHDLEIRGAGELLGAEQSGQINEIGFSMYNDLLERAIKDLRSGREPALDQPLHHGAEVDLRLPALLPEDYLPDVHTRLVLYKRIANAGSKAQLRDLQVEMIDRFGLLPDATKNLFRITELKIRAEALGIKRIELGPSGGNLAFAPTTHIDPAALVMLIQGSPDTYRLEGQERLKVRLDLPEPTDRFALAEQLLDNLRQREAA, from the coding sequence ATGAGTGAGATCCAGAGCCCACTGAATCCCGTCCTGCCCAAGCACACAGGGCGTACAATTCGTTGGAGTGGCTTATGGGGTAGCACCCCGGCACTCGCCCTGCTGCAGGCCGTCGCCGGCAAGGGTGATGGCATCGTGCTTGCCCTGGCGGCAACGCCCCACGACGCGCAGCAACTGGAGACAGAGCTGCGCTTCTACGCCGGAGACAACGACGCGGGAATACTGGCGTTTCCCGACTGGGAAACCCTGCCCTACGATGTCTTTTCACCCCACCAGGACATCGTTTCGCAACGGCTCAGGACACTCCATCGGCTGCCCGATACCCGTCACGGCATCCTGGTCGTACCTGTCAATACCCTGCTGCAGTGCTTGCCTCCCCCCAGTTTTGTCGAGCAGAACGTGTTCGAGCTGTCCGTGGGCGATCGCCTCCAGCTCGACGCATTGCGGCGGCGCCTGGAACAGGCCGGTTATCGCTGCGTGCCCGAGGTCATGGAACACGGTGAATTCGCTGTCCGGGGGGCACTGCTGGATCTCTACCCCATGGGCAGTGATCTGCCGTTCCGGGTGGATCTGTTCGATGACGAAGTCGAAACCATCCGGACCTTCGATCCGGAAACACAGCTCAGCCGTGATCGCGTTGAATCCATCTCACTGCTGCCCGGGCGGGAATTTCCTGTAGATGAGGCCGGCATCGGCCTGTTCCGGGCGGGTTTTCGCGCCAGCTTCGAAGGTGACCCCACCCGCAGCCTGATCTACCGCGACGTGAGTGAGGGCAACATGCCCAACGGCGTCGAGTCGTACCTGCCGTTGTTCTTCGAGGAAACGGCGACCCTGTTCGACTACCTGCCGAGCGGGGCGACCATCTACATGGCTGATGGAGTCGTCGCCGCGGCGGGAAGCGCATGGGCCGAAGTGCAGGACCGCTACGAGCAGCGCCGCCACGACAAGACCAGGCCACTACTGCCGCCCGAACGCCTGTACATGCCTGCCGAAGAGCTGTCCCGACGCCTTGAGGACAGTGCAGTGGTCGTGCTGCACCAGGAAACCGCTGCCGAACAGGCCAAGGGACCGGCGCCCGGCGTCGTTCGCCATGCGACCCGCCCGCTGCCATCACTGGCACTGAACGCCAAGGAAAACGAACCGGAGCGGCCAGCTCTTGCTGATTTTCTCGCCCAACAGGCGCCTTCGGCACGGGTGCTATTCGTGGCGGAAACTGCCGGTCATCGGGAGGCCATGCTGGACAGCCTGCGCCGCCACGACATCAAACCCCAGCAACATGGCAACTGGCCGGATTTCGTCGCCTCCAGCAATCGCCTGGGCATCGTCGTTTCAACGCTGGAGCGCGGCGCCTGGCTGACCGACGGCGAAGGGATCGTCATCGTCACCGAGGCAAACCTGTTCGGTAATCGCGCGCAGCAGCGCCGACGACGCCGGCGCCAGGACAGGGACCCCGCCCTCCTCTTTCGTGATCTCAATGACTTGAGAATCAACTCTCCTGTTGTACATGAGGATCACGGCGTTGGTCGGTATCTCGGGCTGCAACGCCTGGATGTGGGGGACTTCCCCACCGAGTTCCTCACACTGGAGTACGCCGGTGGCGACAAACTCTATGTGCCGGTGGCCTCGTTGCACCTGATCAGCCGCTATACCGGGGGCGATGAATCCAGCGCCCCACTGCATCGACTGGGTAGTGGGCAATGGGAGAAGGCCCGCCGCCGAGCGGCGGAGAAGGTCCGGGATGTCGCGGCAGAGTTACTGGACGTTTACGCCCGACGCGCGGCCCGCCAGGGAACCAGCATGGTGGCGGATGCAGACCAGTATCAGCGCTTCGCCGAGGCCTTCCCCTTCGAGGAAACGCCAGATCAGCAGGACGCCATCGATCAGGTGGTGGCCGATCTCGCCTCGCCACAGCCCATGGATCGCGTGGTCTGCGGCGATGTCGGTTTCGGCAAGACCGAGGTCGCCATGCGCGCCGCCTTCGTCGCCGTGGAGAGCGGGTTTCAGGTGGTGGTATTGGTGCCGACCACCCTGCTGGCTCAACAGCACTATCAGAATTTTCAGGATCGTTTCGCGGATTGGCCGGTGAAGATCGGTCTGCTGTCTCGCTTTGTGGACAGCAAATCGCAACGCGCAACCCAGTCGGGCCTGGCTGACGGCACCCTGGACATTGCCATCGGCACCCACAAGCTGCTGCAGTCGGATTTCAAGGCGAGAAACCTCGGTCTGGTGATCATTGACGAGGAGCACCGCTTCGGAGTGCGTCAGAAAGAGCGCATGAAGGAACTGCGTGCCGAGGTGGACCTGCTGACACTGACCGCGACGCCCATCCCGCGGACACTGAATATGGCCATGGCGGGCATGCGCGATCTGTCCATCATTGCAACGCCACCCGCCAGGCGGCTGGCGGTGAAAACTTTCGTGAACGAGTGGAACGAGGCGCTGGTTGAAGAGGCCTGCCTGCGGGAATTCAAGCGTGGTGGCCAAGTGTACTTTTTGCACAATGATGTGCAAACCATTGAAAAGAAAGCGAACGATCTGCAAGCGCTGCTACCCCAGGCGCGCATCGGCGTGGCCCACGGGCAGCTACCCGAACGGGAGCTGGAGCGCGTGATGCTCGACTTCTACCATCAGCGGCACAATCTGCTGGTGTGCAGCACCATCATCGAGTCGGGCATCGACGTCCCCAGCGCCAACACCATCATCATCAATCGGGCGGATCGCTTCGGGCTGGCGCAATTGCACCAGATGCGAGGACGCGTCGGCCGCTCCCACCATCGCGCCTACGCCTACCTGATCGCACCGCATCGCAAGGCCATGACCGCCGATGCCGCGAAGCGGCTGGAGGCCATATCAGCCCATGAGGATCTGGGTGTCGGCTTTAACCTCGCCAGCCATGACCTGGAAATCCGCGGTGCCGGCGAGTTGCTTGGTGCCGAGCAGAGCGGGCAGATCAACGAGATCGGCTTCTCCATGTACAACGACTTGCTCGAACGTGCCATCAAGGACTTGCGCTCGGGGCGTGAGCCCGCCCTGGATCAGCCGCTGCACCATGGCGCCGAAGTCGACCTGCGCCTCCCTGCCCTGCTGCCCGAGGACTACCTGCCGGACGTCCACACCCGTCTGGTGCTCTACAAGCGGATCGCCAATGCCGGCAGCAAGGCACAGTTGCGCGACCTGCAGGTGGAGATGATCGACCGTTTCGGGCTATTGCCCGATGCCACCAAGAATCTGTTCCGCATCACCGAATTGAAGATTCGCGCGGAAGCGCTGGGGATCAAGCGCATCGAGCTTGGACCCTCCGGTGGCAATCTCGCATTCGCTCCGACGACGCACATCGATCCCGCAGCCCTGGTGATGCTGATACAGGGCTCTCCGGACACCTATCGTCTCGAAGGTCAAGAGCGTTTGAAGGTCCGTCTGGATTTGCCGGAACCCACCGATCGTTTTGCCTTGGCCGAGCAACTGCTGGACAATCTCAGACAACGTGAAGCCGCCTGA
- a CDS encoding carbon-nitrogen hydrolase: protein MPGKTLTVGLVQHRCTADAEANLARSISGIEEAARAGAELVLLQELHRTPYFCQREQASAFDLAEPIPGPTTDQLADAAKRHDCVVVASVFERRSAGLYHNTAVVLERDGSIAGRYRKMHIPDDPGYYEKYYFTPGDLGFTPIDTSVGRLGVLVCWDQWFPEAARLMALAGAELLLYPTAIGWAQEDDTQEQARQRDAWITIQRAHAVANGLPVLVCNRHGFEPDPEAPDQGALFWGSSFIAGPQGEILAEGAVDADQTVVVTLDRSRSEAVRRAWPYLRDRRIDHYGDLCRLYRD, encoded by the coding sequence ATGCCCGGCAAGACACTGACCGTCGGTCTGGTACAGCACCGCTGCACTGCTGATGCCGAGGCCAACCTCGCACGCTCCATCTCCGGCATCGAGGAAGCCGCCAGGGCCGGTGCAGAGCTGGTGCTGTTGCAGGAACTGCATCGCACACCCTACTTCTGCCAACGCGAACAGGCTTCCGCCTTCGATCTGGCTGAACCCATTCCGGGTCCGACCACGGATCAACTGGCCGATGCCGCAAAACGCCATGACTGCGTGGTGGTGGCGTCCGTTTTCGAGCGTCGCTCGGCGGGGCTCTATCACAACACGGCGGTGGTGCTGGAGCGCGATGGAAGCATCGCCGGGCGCTACCGCAAGATGCACATCCCGGATGATCCGGGCTACTACGAGAAATACTACTTCACGCCCGGCGATCTGGGCTTCACGCCCATCGACACCAGTGTCGGCAGGCTGGGCGTGCTGGTGTGCTGGGACCAGTGGTTTCCCGAAGCCGCCCGCCTGATGGCGCTCGCCGGGGCAGAGCTCCTGCTCTACCCCACTGCAATCGGTTGGGCGCAAGAGGACGACACCCAGGAGCAGGCCCGGCAGCGCGATGCATGGATCACCATTCAACGCGCCCATGCCGTGGCCAATGGCCTGCCGGTGCTGGTCTGCAACCGCCACGGCTTCGAGCCTGATCCGGAAGCTCCGGACCAGGGTGCACTTTTCTGGGGAAGCAGCTTCATCGCCGGTCCGCAGGGAGAGATCCTCGCCGAGGGTGCCGTTGACGCCGACCAGACGGTGGTGGTGACGCTTGACCGAAGCCGCAGCGAGGCCGTGCGCCGCGCCTGGCCCTATCTGCGCGATCGTCGTATTGATCATTACGGCGACCTGTGTCGCCTATACCGAGACTGA